In Lates calcarifer isolate ASB-BC8 linkage group LG4, TLL_Latcal_v3, whole genome shotgun sequence, a genomic segment contains:
- the LOC127142340 gene encoding uncharacterized protein LOC127142340 → MEQSLDGLHIRVKEEDGTVIFESYIPPSRDAIHLPTYVLYLLIAVLIVVGVLYAIIGHLIKDLIHDCADWMFGEQPEEVVVNYCEAKDKFMADWCPETSPELEAMARAEENKIIDRDFMKAPVIWIISTEPRGSRTGPRVVFGKRSNE, encoded by the exons ATGGAGCAGTCTCTGGACGGCTTACACATTCGTGTGAAGGAGGAAGATGGGACAGTGATCTTTGAGTCTTATATACCTCCTTCTCGGGATGCTATCCACCTGCCTACATATGTCCTATACCTGCTTATAGCCGTCTTGATTGTGGTGGGTGTTCTTTATGCCATCATCGGGCACCTCATCAAAGACCTCATCCATGACTGTGCAG ATTGGATGTTTGGGGAGCAGCCTGAAGAAGTGGTGGTGAACTACTGTGAGGCCAAGGATAAATTCATGGCCGACTGGTGCCCAGAAACCTCGCCTGAACTGGAGGCGATGGCGCGGGCCGAGGAGAACAAGATCATTGACAGGGACTTCATGAAAGCCCCTGTCATCTGGATCATCAGTACAGAACCTCGGGGGTCAAGGACGGGACCCCGTGTGGTCTTTGGGAAGAGGTCAAATGAATGA